A genomic region of Candidatus Paceibacterota bacterium contains the following coding sequences:
- the pth gene encoding aminoacyl-tRNA hydrolase encodes MFYLVGLGNPDEEYEGTRHNTGRMAVMEFCRVNDFSDFEEDKKNLSLSAEGKAGKEKIAAFLPETFMNKSGSALKKIITSKKKAEQMIVVHDDIDLAFGKFKISFGKGSGGHKGVESIMRQVKTKDFWRVRIGIIPAGSKGKLKKPDGEKLLNFLMAKFKPDEKTALKKVFKAAGSEIEKIISGERKV; translated from the coding sequence ATGTTTTATTTAGTCGGTTTGGGAAACCCGGATGAGGAATACGAAGGCACAAGGCATAATACCGGCAGGATGGCGGTTATGGAATTTTGCCGTGTAAATGATTTTTCCGATTTTGAAGAAGATAAAAAAAATCTTTCGCTTTCCGCGGAAGGGAAAGCGGGTAAGGAAAAAATCGCCGCTTTTCTTCCTGAAACTTTTATGAATAAATCCGGTTCGGCGCTAAAAAAAATCATTACTTCGAAGAAGAAAGCGGAGCAGATGATTGTTGTTCACGATGACATTGACCTTGCTTTTGGCAAATTCAAAATTTCTTTTGGGAAAGGTTCCGGCGGGCACAAGGGCGTTGAATCAATAATGCGTCAGGTAAAAACAAAAGATTTTTGGAGGGTTCGCATCGGCATAATTCCCGCCGGCTCCAAAGGAAAACTAAAAAAGCCCGATGGTGAAAAACTTTTGAATTTTTTGATGGCTAAATTCAAGCCGGACGAAAAAACCGCTTTGAAAAAAGTCTTTAAGGCGGCTGGAAGCGAAATAGAGAAGATTATTTCAGGAGAAAGAAAAGTCTGA
- the lepB gene encoding signal peptidase I — protein MENENKENIEKTPEKQPESTAGFRRSLWEFVKFFIIAGIIVVPLRLWIAQPFIVSGSSMYPNFENGEYLIIDEFSYKFKAPQRGEVIVFRYPDDPSKFFIKRIVGLPGERVEIKNNSIYAYNNEFPEGIMLQESYLPEEMRTTNLTMLLSNDQYFVMGDNRGMSSDSRSWGPLKKDLIIGRAWIRLWPFNKASISF, from the coding sequence ATGGAGAACGAAAATAAAGAAAACATAGAAAAAACACCGGAAAAACAGCCCGAAAGCACGGCCGGCTTTAGACGGTCTTTATGGGAATTTGTTAAGTTTTTCATCATTGCAGGCATAATTGTCGTGCCCTTAAGGCTTTGGATAGCCCAGCCGTTTATAGTAAGCGGTTCTTCAATGTACCCCAATTTTGAAAACGGAGAGTACCTTATAATAGACGAATTTTCATACAAATTTAAAGCGCCGCAAAGAGGAGAAGTTATCGTATTCCGCTACCCCGACGATCCGTCTAAATTTTTCATAAAAAGAATAGTCGGGCTCCCGGGGGAACGCGTTGAGATAAAAAACAATAGCATCTACGCGTACAACAATGAGTTCCCGGAAGGCATTATGCTTCAAGAATCATATCTTCCCGAAGAAATGCGGACCACGAATCTCACGATGCTTCTTTCAAACGACCAGTATTTCGTCATGGGCGACAATCGCGGGATGAGTTCCGATTCGCGCTCGTGGGGTCCTCTGAAAAAAGATTTGATAATCGGCCGCGCGTGGATACGTCTTTGGCCTTTTAACAAGGCAAGCATCTCTTTTTAA
- the hisS gene encoding histidine--tRNA ligase codes for MPIKPTKKEPVQKAKGMHDILPKEYLLRKKFVEKAAAIAFFYGFKPVRTPILEKEELFTTTLGETTDIVEKEMYNLKTKGGDKLVLRPEGTAPMTRLYIEHGLHTKPQPVMLYYEGSFFRHENPQKGRRREFEQLGLEILGETDPITDATIIKTFLVILEEAAGLKPITLRINSVGCKNCRKAYLKELTTYLRKKSSYLCKNCNRRIKTNPLRILDCKEESCAKIKEEAPQIINYLCDPCKNHFKETLEVLDSSEIPYYIDHYLVRGLDYYSRTAFELTIEDDSLVLVGGGRYDSLAKMLGGKDIPAVGAALGVDRVIEKMKEKGKDDLEKKKPKVFFIQLGNEAKFKSLKILEILRKAKIPVRHSLTKNSMRGQLNLAGKTKAPYALIFGQKESLDNSIIVKNVETASQETVPLSNLAEYLKKKL; via the coding sequence ATGCCAATAAAACCGACAAAAAAAGAACCGGTGCAAAAAGCCAAGGGCATGCACGATATTCTGCCCAAAGAATATCTTTTAAGAAAAAAATTTGTTGAAAAAGCGGCGGCAATCGCCTTTTTTTACGGATTTAAACCCGTACGCACGCCCATACTCGAAAAAGAGGAGCTTTTTACGACAACACTCGGAGAGACAACCGATATCGTTGAAAAAGAAATGTATAATCTCAAAACCAAAGGCGGCGACAAACTTGTTCTAAGGCCCGAAGGTACGGCTCCCATGACGCGCCTTTACATTGAACACGGACTCCACACCAAACCTCAGCCGGTAATGCTTTACTACGAAGGTTCTTTCTTTAGGCACGAAAATCCTCAAAAAGGAAGACGCAGAGAATTTGAACAGCTGGGGCTTGAGATACTCGGAGAAACAGACCCGATCACGGACGCGACAATTATAAAAACATTTCTCGTGATACTTGAAGAAGCGGCGGGGTTAAAACCGATAACTCTCCGCATCAATTCCGTAGGATGCAAAAACTGCAGAAAAGCTTATCTAAAAGAACTTACAACCTATTTACGCAAAAAATCTTCGTATTTATGCAAAAATTGCAACCGCCGCATCAAAACAAACCCTCTCCGAATTTTAGACTGCAAAGAAGAAAGCTGCGCGAAAATAAAAGAAGAAGCTCCTCAGATCATAAATTACCTGTGCGATCCGTGTAAAAATCATTTTAAAGAAACGCTTGAGGTGCTTGATTCGTCCGAAATCCCCTACTACATCGACCACTATCTTGTTCGCGGGCTTGATTACTATTCCAGAACCGCTTTTGAACTTACGATTGAAGACGACTCCCTGGTGCTTGTCGGAGGCGGACGCTATGATTCACTGGCAAAGATGCTTGGCGGCAAGGATATTCCCGCAGTCGGCGCCGCTTTGGGCGTTGACCGCGTAATCGAAAAAATGAAAGAAAAAGGAAAAGACGACCTGGAAAAGAAAAAACCGAAAGTATTTTTCATCCAGCTTGGAAACGAAGCGAAATTCAAAAGCTTAAAGATCCTGGAAATCCTAAGAAAAGCAAAAATACCGGTAAGGCATTCTTTAACCAAAAACAGCATGAGAGGACAGTTGAACCTGGCGGGAAAAACAAAAGCTCCCTACGCGCTGATATTCGGGCAAAAAGAATCTTTAGACAATTCCATAATCGTCAAAAATGTGGAAACAGCGTCTCAGGAAACGGTGCCGCTTTCCAATCTCGCCGAATACTTAAAAAAGAAGCTATGA
- a CDS encoding histidine triad nucleotide-binding protein, which produces MTDCVFCKILNGEIKTEFLYKDDMVSAFKDAKPMAPAHVLIIPNRHIETIDDLEKTDEPVAGRMIMAAQKIARDLNISEKGYKLLFRVKKHGGQEVNHIHLHLVGGAPLSENIHPIGVNFKN; this is translated from the coding sequence ATGACAGACTGCGTTTTCTGCAAAATCTTAAACGGAGAGATAAAAACGGAATTCCTTTACAAAGACGACATGGTTTCGGCGTTTAAAGACGCGAAACCAATGGCGCCCGCTCACGTTTTGATAATTCCAAACCGGCATATTGAAACAATCGACGACCTAGAAAAAACGGACGAGCCCGTCGCCGGACGGATGATAATGGCCGCGCAAAAAATCGCCAGGGATTTGAACATTTCAGAAAAAGGATATAAACTTCTTTTCAGGGTTAAAAAACACGGAGGGCAGGAAGTAAACCATATTCATCTTCATCTTGTGGGAGGCGCTCCCCTCTCCGAAAATATACACCCGATAGGCGTTAATTTTAAAAATTAA
- a CDS encoding GatB/YqeY domain-containing protein: protein MNLKEKIKEELKNGMREKNEVKVSVMKMLLSSINNKEIELKQKETGISEEKMIEAVRAEAKKRRDAAAAYTEAKRDDLARKEKEENLIIEALLPEELPLEEIEKIAKEAVAESKAESIKDFGQAMKVAMQKIKGRASGDKVGAAIKKALENSGCVQC, encoded by the coding sequence ATGAATCTCAAAGAAAAAATAAAGGAAGAACTCAAAAACGGGATGAGAGAGAAAAACGAAGTAAAAGTCTCCGTAATGAAGATGCTTCTTTCGTCCATAAACAATAAAGAAATAGAACTCAAACAGAAAGAAACCGGAATAAGCGAAGAAAAAATGATAGAAGCAGTAAGGGCGGAAGCGAAAAAGCGGCGCGACGCGGCCGCGGCTTACACTGAAGCGAAACGCGACGATTTGGCCCGGAAAGAAAAAGAAGAAAATTTAATCATAGAAGCTCTTCTTCCCGAAGAACTTCCTCTTGAAGAAATTGAAAAAATAGCGAAAGAAGCCGTGGCGGAATCAAAAGCCGAATCTATTAAAGATTTCGGTCAAGCGATGAAAGTCGCCATGCAAAAAATCAAAGGCCGCGCGTCCGGCGACAAAGTGGGAGCCGCGATAAAAAAAGCTCTTGAAAATTCCGGCTGCGTCCAATGTTAA
- a CDS encoding rRNA maturation RNAse YbeY has product MLNLVNLTKKRRPALPWEKIKDMVLGKKYSLSVILAENKLMSKFNRVYRNKKTPADTLSFIINKGYGEIFLNSKNTHKKALSLFVHSLLHLKGMEHGEKMEKTEQKYFKKICEELK; this is encoded by the coding sequence ATGTTAAACTTAGTCAATTTGACAAAAAAAAGAAGGCCGGCTTTGCCCTGGGAAAAAATCAAAGACATGGTCCTCGGCAAAAAATATTCGCTCAGTGTAATTTTGGCGGAAAATAAGCTCATGTCCAAATTCAACCGGGTTTATCGGAACAAAAAAACCCCGGCAGACACACTATCGTTTATAATAAACAAAGGATACGGGGAGATTTTTCTAAACTCAAAAAATACTCACAAAAAAGCTCTTTCCCTCTTTGTCCACTCCCTTCTCCACCTGAAAGGGATGGAACACGGAGAAAAAATGGAAAAAACAGAACAAAAATATTTCAAAAAAATCTGCGAAGAGTTAAAATAA